Below is a window of Trichosurus vulpecula isolate mTriVul1 chromosome 4, mTriVul1.pri, whole genome shotgun sequence DNA.
TATATACTTTGAACCTAGGATAGATTTCATGGGACCCAGACTGGAGGCTGTACCAAACTACACTGTTCCCTGACACACCTCATGAAGGAATTCAGTGAAGACTTGTTTACTTACAAATTCAATTTCCAGTCCTGGTAAGACACTACCCCATAGCACTGTAGGCCCAACTGGATTTCATCCAAGAGAAAACGCAGGTCTGAGTCATCTTGGTAGCGAGTAATGGCCAGTAGCATCGTGCTGTCCACAATCTCTTGGAGTTGGTCCCATAAAGCATATATCAGGATTCCTGCCAATGTCTCTAGAATCAAAAAAGTGAGGATCCCCCCAGCAAAGAACCACAGAAGGCAGATGCTCTCACAGAGGGCCCCTATGCAACCGGCTAGGGATACAATGCTGACTGTCAGCCCCACTACCACAAACAGCAGCATTGGGTCAGTACCCAGGTGTGGCAGCTGCTCACTCCCCAGTGACTCCTTATCTGTCAACCCCCACAGTCCCACCACTAAAGTCAGTAAACCAAGAAGAGAGAACAGGAAGTTGAGGAGGAAGATTAAATACTTGATGCAGCTGCTCCAAAAattaagaggaagagggaggcctCCTTGGAGAGGCAGGGCAGAGTGCCACTTATCACCTGGAGGGAGGCAACCCCAACCAGAGGGACCTGCATTATATTTCTTTGGGATTGGTTCCAGGACTCTCACAGTATAGTTGCAAGACAATGATGGCGGCTCATCACACCCAGCTTCCTAGACAGGGAGGAAATACAATAAAACCTTATTAATGACTTGATcccattaatttaaaatttatgatgACTAGGACAGAGGCTGGAATGAAGTTTGCTTTTGCAATTATCTAAGAAAGAAGacaggcagttaggtagcacagtggatagagtgccaggcctagagtcaggaagactcatcttcttgttAAAAGAATGTAGCAAGGAACACTAGAAACAACCCTCTATCCAGAGCTGTATGTAAAACACTTAaagggaaatacaaataaaattatagatctCTCAGTGAAAAGGACCCAATTCAACCCCCTTATAttaaaagtgaagaaactgaggcccagagatgattTTTGTCTTGAATTTTTCTAAATTAACaaaaaactattttctctccccttcccacttcagaaacaaacaaaccctcATCACAAATATGcatactcaagcaaaacaaatttctgcattggccatatccaaaaagtGTGTTTTAATCTGTACCGTGAGTCTATCacccctctgtcaggaggtaggtagcatatttcatcaccggtcttctggaatcatggatcATTGTTTCATTGCTCACagttcttatgtctttcaaaattatttgtctttacagtatGTTGTTACTGTACATCATCCTTCTGATTCTCTTCACTTTGCTCTGTGTCAGTTCGCCAAGTATTCCGAATTTTCTCTGAAGCCacccctttcctcatttcttacaacacagcagtattccattacattcatatggcataatttattcagctgccccagctgatgggcatctccttagttttcaattctttgccagttgatttttgtattttaatatttgtgCAATATATTGTAGGATCTTCTAAGTTGAATCATAACCCAGACAACAAGACACAAAACCACTTGATAGCCAAGCATTGAAGCTGAGGCATTCCATGTTGGCATTTGCAGCCAAGCATCTTCAGGCTTAAGAGCTACGTAGCGGCCATCGGGAAAACTACAGCTTTTTAGAAAGTGGCTATTTATTGGTTTGCGTGATTCTAAGAGACTAAAGCCTGGACAGTAGCTTGAGTGCTACCTGGTGGCTAATTTGGGCATTGCACCCGATTGATTAAAATCCTTTGGTTGGATAATTAACTGGGTGAAAAACAATCTCTCAGTATGCTTAAGGGAGGCAACACTGTTCTTGGTAAGCACTATTCCCAGAATGGCcaaatcagttcacagctccacatCAGGAAGGCATGCCCTATATTTACAAACAACACATTGGACAATCAGTATGGCCCTACATGTCCCAGATTTCCTGAGACAGTCCTGATTTCAGCACAGAAAGTACATTTTCCAAAATTATATTGATCGCTTCCAGGAATGTACTTCCAGCCTCTTGACCCAACAGTAGCTCAATGTAGACCCCAaacctggacctggagtcaaggcaGCCCCAAGTGCTTGcttatctctctgcctctccatgGTCCACCATAATCTGGTCCCCGGCCTGGTAAATCgagctctttttttaaatttgttttttttttatttttagttttatttttcgtttacagtcagttccacaagtttttgggttccaaattttctctccctccctctccttcccccttccccgcaagatggcatgtaatccaatgtaggttctacatataccttcacattaagcttatttacacaatagtccagttgtaaagaagaattataaccaatggaatgaatcatgagaaagaagaaacaaaaccaaaaaagaagggaaaaaaaagagagcaaaaactttgcctcagtctgcattcagactccataattctttttctgataaaaaatagaaaagtagatttgaTAAGCAAGAATTTCAGAAGTTAATATATGCTATAGTTTAGTCTCAATAAACCCAGTGACACGAACtgctggagaagaaaggaaaactttaaaaaaattttttttaattgacaagtatttattttctcccaCTCTCCAAATGAACAACAAGAAATTCTTCATAACAAATTTCCTTATTCAAGAGAAGACAATTCCATCACTGGTCATAAAAGAATGCAAAACTGAACAAAAAGTCATTGGGAAAACAGAACAGCAATATGATGAGAAATGCAATTCTATAAGTTACTTAGATTATATGTCACAACAAATTCCAAATGACTGATCTAAATATAAAAAGTCATGCCATAATATAACTAGAGGAAAATTGAAGGTTAGAGCTTTTATAACTCTAGAAAATTCTCAACCAGCTATAGTATAGAAAAGAtttacaaaagacaaaagagattaattttgattacataaaaataaaatatttttgcacaaataaaccaatggagctagaatttttttgaaaagatatcgactgggaaaaatttttgcattaaacATCTCTGATGTTTGACATTTGTAATTTACAAGGGAAATAACGGAAAACTTCAGatccattcctcaatagataagtggtcaaaggagaagaaatagaaataattaacaatcatctgaaaattattcGAAATCACCAATAGTCATAAAAACATGaattaaaacaatcttgacaTAGAAATTCACACCCATCAAattagcaaataataataatagccagtatttctatagtgctttaagatctgcaaaacTCTTTACACATGTTAGTCtgattttatccttgcaacaactctaTGAATTAGCtactatcattattctcattttatagagaagggaacTAGGCTGAGGggctaaatgacttatccagggtttaaggcaggatttgaactcaggtttccctgactccaaattcagcattctacccactgtacccTTCTTGTTGCCAAGGTAAGCCCCTCTAAATGCACAAGTCCAGAAGATTTTCCCGCTTTATCATTAAACTTCAATCATACCCTGTCTCCTGGCTGCTTCACTACTACCTACAAGGatgcccatgtctccctcatcttcaaaaaaccctcacttgatccatccatccatgatAGCTGTCTCATATCTTTGAAAGCCATTTTTGTGGccaactccttgaaaaggccatcaaCAATAAGtgcttccactttctttcctcttactttcttcttaGACTTTTTAGAATCTGACATCTGACtttatcattcaaccaaaactctTCTCTCCAAAGTCAGCAATGatctcttttctcagtcttcatcctttttaACCTCTCTGCACTGTTAATCACTCAGGATActcttctttccaggttttcatgacctgctatctcttggttctcctcctcctacctgtctaaccattctttctctgcctcctttgcttTCCAGGTTAGGTTCATGTTacggtaattagggtgggactttttttttttttactgttttctctcttggAATGTttaggtaatcaagtacctttgatgagttgtgcttttcaaatgtaatagcaagcaaactggactttttgtcatctttattttggagtgcttctcagcactgaggaatctttgattgaattgagagtctttgatgacctgcttacttcaATGGAAGGCCTAAGCTATGCGGTTTGAGTGGCTtagttgtgacgccctttgaccctgaagaagtacatgtaaactcagaggttaacgttttgcctttgggggggCACGCTCATTAGAACTGTGTTgttgacaagactctgggtagccgaaGAAGCCAcctgcctttgaaaacccagatgttggacacacagctagaagcctgtctactggtttgcaTTATTTGTTCTGTTCAcataattcctgcttgtaatttctgtttgcattctctctgaagttcagggtgttggcttttccccttgaactaagtgaatgatatatgtatgtttaattaaagtgagattgtaaacctcttaaagttgctttccttagaaaagcagatctgtgctagcagccctcctgtgtgctggtggtgttgaccttacacccccacagcagctgcaagtaacactgTTGTCATAGTTCACTAACTGTGGGTGACTCCCAAGGTTGagtcctgggtcctcttttcctctccctttatactctttcacttggtgatctcatcagttcctgtggtttcaattatcatttctttgCATCTGATACTTGTTCAGTCCTAACCCTCTTCTGATCGTTTgttaggcatctcaaactggacTTCCCAAAGACACCTTAAATTCCACAATCCAAAtctgaatttattatctttcttcccaaaccctcccctcttcccaacttcccttttACTGTCGATGgtgccaccatcctcccagtcacccaggctcaggTGTCATTctctactcctcactctctctcaccactccaattcctcctccattcagctgtcaaattgaccttcctaaaatgtgagtCTGACTGTATCTTCTCCCCATTTGATAAACTCTAGTGGATCCCTGCTACCCCTAGAATAAAATGGTAAAaccctttgttcagtttttaaagcccttcataacctggccctttcctccctgtctagtcttcttatacgttattcccctccacatactccaGTGATCCCGTACCCCTTGCTccttccatctcccctctccagacatcttcactggctgtcccccatgcctggaattctcacccttcttaatctctgcctcctagcttccctggccacCTTCAAGCCTCAtgttctgcaagaagcctttcccagttcttaattttaatgccttcccCATGAGACTACTCCTAATTtatcacatatatatttgtacatttgtTTCCTGtcgtccctctctctctctttattcccATCCCTCCGTTAGACtgcgagctccttgagaacaaggagtGTGGGGTTTGGGTTTTGTCGtagttctttcttttcattcccagcacttagcacagtgtctgctaCATAgtgagctcttaataaatgctaattgacttgacttgacttgtgCCATCTAGAAAATATAGGAAAACTCATTTTTGGAGGAACTTTGGGAAGCCACTGAATGGGGATCAGTGAATTATTCCAACTactatggaaagcaatttggggtTATCCAATAAAAGTTTCTAAATTGTGCATACTCCTTGACCCACACCAAGGAGGTTGTTGACAACAATGAAATACCCATAtaggcaaaaatatttgtagtggcCCTGTTAATAAcagcaaaataacaaaaaaggattggggaatgactgagaaAATTGTGGtctattaatgtaatggaatattattgcaccatgaGTAATTAAAAATATGGATAATTCATATAGATCTGAAGATTTGCATCAAGAGAGGTTGAGTAAAAAAAGGAGAACCAAATGGACAGTATATAAACTGACAACAATTATGTAAACATTAAACAGTAATTAAATTCTAGTCAAATATAATGGAGTatctttgtctttgaattcttAGCACCTAGCTTAATGGACTGCACGTAGAAGCTTCTTcataaatgttgaattaaattaaattgggaGGGGCAtgctgggaagatggcagagtaggtcagaaatttccaggtTCTACA
It encodes the following:
- the TSPAN10 gene encoding tetraspanin-10 isoform X1 encodes the protein MVEGERTQLLPKEAGCDEPPSLSCNYTVRVLEPIPKKYNAGPSGWGCLPPGDKWHSALPLQGGLPLPLNFWSSCIKYLIFLLNFLFSLLGLLTLVVGLWGLTDKESLGSEQLPHLGTDPMLLFVVVGLTVSIVSLAGCIGALCESICLLWFFAGGILTFLILETLAGILIYALWDQLQEIVDSTMLLAITRYQDDSDLRFLLDEIQLGLQCYGVVSYQDWKLNLYFNCSSPGVQACGLPASCCINPWENGTIINSQCGFGALHLDETTAQNIVHSEGCSPRLRQWLGRNSWVIRDCILVITVIEGLEFLLVTKLVRDIKVRKVND